CCAGAAAACCAGCACGCCCAAGGGGGCAAGTACCGCGATCTCACGCGCGTTCAGATCGTGCAGGGGATGCTTCTCATCCGAAGCGAGCTCACCCTTTTCGCCGAAGAACACCCGTTTGAACATCCACAGCATGTACGCCGCGCCGAGGATCACCCCGAGCACCGCGATTCCGCCCATCCACACGTTGTATTTGAACGCGCCCATCAGGATCAGGAATTCACCGATGAAACCGTTCGTCATCGGGACCGCGATCGAGGACAGCGTGATGATGAAGAAAGAAATGGTGAAGATCGGCACGACCGCCGCCAAACCGCCATACTTCTTGATCTCACGCGAGTGCGTGCGCTCATAGATCATACCGACCAACAAGAAAAGCGCGCCGGTCGAAACCCCGTGGTTCAGCATCTGGTACAGGCCACCGGTCACGCCCTGCTCGTTCATCGCGAACAGACCCATGACGATGTAACCCATGTGCGAAACTGAAGAGTAGGCCACGAGTTTTTTGATGTCCGGCTGAACCATCGCGACCAAGGCGCCGTAGATGATGCCGAGCAGGCCCAAGACCATGAAGACATCCGCGTAGTAGGAAGCCGCCTCGGGAAAGAGCGGAATCACCCAGCGCATGAATCCGTAAGTTCCCATCTTCAGCATGACACCGGCCAGGATCACCGAGCCGGGAGTCGGCGCCTCAACGTGGGCGTCAGGCAGCCACGTGTGAACGGGGAACATGGGAACCTTGATCGCGAAGGCCAAAGCGAACGCCCAGAACAGAAGCGATTGCGGGCTGAGGAAGTCGCCCTCCACGAAGGGAATGCGCAACTTGTACAGATCGAGCAGCGAGGCGCTCATCGCACGGTAATCGGCGCCACCAACTTGGAACACCAACTGATCTTTCGTCAGCAGGATCAAGTAGATGATTCCGAGAAGCATGAGGACCGAACCCGCCATCGTGAAGATGAAGAACTTCACGGTTGCGTAAATGCGGCGAGGTCCGCCCCAGATCCCGATCATGAAGTACATCGGAACCAGCGAAAGTTCCCAGAACAGGTAGAAGAAGATCGCGTCCATCGCCAGGAAGGTTCCCAGCATCGCGGTTTGCAAAACGAAGAGCGCGGCGTGGAAACCTTTTACGCGGTCTTCGATCGCCGTCCACGAGCCCAGAATCACGATCGGGGTCAGGAACGTGGTCAGCATCACCAGCCACAGCGAAATCCCGTCGATTCCCAGGAAGTAGCTGACGTCGATCCGGTGGAGCCAAGGATACTGCTCAACGAACTGAAGCGCCGTGGTCGAAGGGTCGAACTGCGCGAACATCACCAAGCTCACCAAGAACTCGAGCAGGGCCAAACCGAAGGCCGCCGGACGAACCAGGTTCTTCGGTAGCGCCAGTACGATCAGCGCGAACAGGAGGGGTAGAAAAACGATTGTCGACAACATGATGTT
Above is a genomic segment from Pseudobdellovibrionaceae bacterium containing:
- a CDS encoding NADH-quinone oxidoreductase subunit M, whose product is MMLSTIVFLPLLFALIVLALPKNLVRPAAFGLALLEFLVSLVMFAQFDPSTTALQFVEQYPWLHRIDVSYFLGIDGISLWLVMLTTFLTPIVILGSWTAIEDRVKGFHAALFVLQTAMLGTFLAMDAIFFYLFWELSLVPMYFMIGIWGGPRRIYATVKFFIFTMAGSVLMLLGIIYLILLTKDQLVFQVGGADYRAMSASLLDLYKLRIPFVEGDFLSPQSLLFWAFALAFAIKVPMFPVHTWLPDAHVEAPTPGSVILAGVMLKMGTYGFMRWVIPLFPEAASYYADVFMVLGLLGIIYGALVAMVQPDIKKLVAYSSVSHMGYIVMGLFAMNEQGVTGGLYQMLNHGVSTGALFLLVGMIYERTHSREIKKYGGLAAVVPIFTISFFIITLSSIAVPMTNGFIGEFLILMGAFKYNVWMGGIAVLGVILGAAYMLWMFKRVFFGEKGELASDEKHPLHDLNAREIAVLAPLGVLVFWMGLFPGHFLSYTKTSIDHLITNKSNYELTVQNASEVGASANASATAQTGGQ